Proteins from one Gossypium raimondii isolate GPD5lz chromosome 8, ASM2569854v1, whole genome shotgun sequence genomic window:
- the LOC105791457 gene encoding uncharacterized protein LOC105791457 translates to MAVSPSSIATDHKKHWWVTNRKLVDKYVKDARFLIATRERNDVTSALVLLDAALALSPRSELALELKARSLLYLRRFRDVADMLQDYIPSLKMSSDDSSGSVSSDISSQQLSREQVKLLHSDNSSSGSPVHDPSFKCFSISDLKKKVMAGLCKNYDKEGQWRYLVLGQACCHLGLMEDAMVLLQTGKRLASAAFRRESICWSDDNFTLPVIITTPDISSAATPPRNVSSLSQSENISHLLSHIKLLIRRKSAAIAASDAGLYSESIRHFSKIVDGRRPASQGFLAECYMHRASAYKASGRIAESISDCNKTLAFDPTSIQALETRAELLETIRCLPDCLHDLEHLKLLYNSIMRDRKLPGPPWKRHNVRYREIPGKLCALTAKIQRLKQRVASGETGNVDYYALIGLKRGCSRSELERAHLLLCLRHKPDKATGFIDRCELADERDLDSVKDRAKMSALLLYRLLQKGYSSVMSAIMDEEAAEKQRKKAAAATAAALQAAIQVQQTQCCNSKLEPETGFNDRVNSGENKAATNAFQGVFCRDLAAVGSLLSQVGFNRPIPVKYEALSC, encoded by the exons ATGGCTGTTTCTCCATCTTCCATTGCTACTGATCACAAGAAACACTGGTGGGTTACCAATAGAAAg CTTGTAGATAAGTACGTCAAAGATGCGAGGTTCCTCATCGCAACGCGGGAACGAAACGACGTCACTTCCGCCCTCGTTCTTCTCGACGCGGCCTTGGCCCTCTCGCCTCGTTCCGAGTTGGCTCTGGAACTCAAAGCGAGATCTTTGCTCTACCTCAGGCGATTCAGGGACGTCGCCGATATGCTTCAAGATTACATCCCCAGCCTCAAAATGTCGAGCGACGACTCATCTGGCTCCGTCTCCTCGGATATCTCGTCTCAACAGCTCTCGAGGGAGCAAGTCAAGCTTCTCCATTCTGATAACTCGTCGTCGGGTTCACCGGTTCATGACCCATCTTTCAAGTGTTTCTCCATCTCGGACTTGAAGAAGAAAGTCATGGCTGGGTTGTGTAAAAACTACGACAAAGAAGGGCAATGGAG GTACTTGGTTCTAGGCCAAGCATGTTGCCACCTAGGCCTAATGGAGGACGCCATGGTCTTGCTCCAAACCGGGAAACGCCTCGCCTCCGCCGCGTTCCGCCGAGAAAGCATTTGTTGGTCCGATGACAATTTCACCCTCCCCGTCATTATAACCACCCCAGACATCTCTTCCGCCGCAACGCCTCCCCGCAACGTCAGCTCTCTCTCCCAGTCCGAAAACATTTCCCACCTCCTATCCCACATCAAGCTCCTCATCCGCCGCAAAAGCGCCGCAATCGCTGCCTCGGATGCCGGCCTATACTCAGAATCCATCCGCCATTTCTCGAAAATCGTTGACGGCCGCCGCCCTGCCTCTCAGGGCTTCCTCGCAGAGTGTTACATGCACCGAGCCTCCGCTTACAAGGCCTCGGGTCGCATAGCCGAGTCGATCTCGGATTGCAACAAGACCTTAGCCTTCGATCCTACTTCCATCCAAGCGCTTGAAACCAGGGCCGAACTGTTGGAAACAATACGCTGTTTGCCCGACTGTTTGCACGACCTTGAACACTTGAAGCTCCTTTACAATTCAATCATGCGTGATAGAAAGCTTCCAGGTCCACCATGGAAGCGTCACAATGTGAGGTACAGGGAGATACCAGGGAAGCTCTGTGCATTAACGGCTAAGATTCAACGATTGAAGCAAAGGGTAGCTTCAGGGGAGACCGGGAATGTCGATTACTACGCATTGATTGGTTTAAAACGTGGGTGCTCGAGGTCTGAATTAGAGAGGGCGCATTTGCTGCTTTGTTTAAGGCACAAGCCCGATAAAGCCACCGGCTTTATCGACCGGTGTGAGTTGGCCGACGAGCGGGATCTCGACTCGGTTAAAGACAGAGCCAAGATGTCGGCTTTGCTCCTATATAGATTGCTTCAAAAGGGGTATTCCAGCGTGATGTCTGCTATTATGGATGAAGAAGCGGCTGAGAAGCAAAGGAAGAAAGCTGCGGCGGCGACGGCGGCGGCTTTACAAGCAGCAATTCAAGTGCAGCAAACACAGTGTTGTAACTCTAAATTGGAACCTGAAACTGGTTTCAATGACAGGGTTAATTCGGGTGAAAACAAAGCCGCAACAAATGCGTTTCAAGGTGTGTTTTGCAGGGATCTCGCTGCGGTCGGGAGTTTGCTATCACAAGTTGGGTTTAATCGTCCGATTCCGGTGAAGTACGAGGCGCTGAGCTGCTGA
- the LOC105791458 gene encoding uncharacterized protein LOC105791458, producing MGNYISTATCFPSDSTGKVILWDGTVQDFGGPVEAAELMVEHPQQVVVEFNAGVNQKRLIPLPADHKLDVKKLYIMLPMKRGKPIALSSEEACRVLSSANSVSRSKSILSSSPMCVPLFARICTADYRVLEGMGQKLPLQKKESAGGERPEEIRCLTELFPESSENLPVYLNRQFSGKGWKPSLDTIKEKKVERKFKIPHWLF from the coding sequence ATGGGTAACTATATTAGCACTGCCACATGCTTTCCATCTGATTCTACCGGGAAAGTAATTCTCTGGGACGGCACAGTTCAGGATTTCGGCGGGCCTGTGGAAGCTGCAGAGCTGATGGTGGAGCATCCGCAGCAAGTGGTCGTGGAGTTCAACGCTGGAGTTAATCAAAAGAGGCTAATCCCATTGCCGGCAGACCATAAACTCGACGTAAAAAAGCTTTACATAATGCTACCTATGAAACGTGGGAAGCCGATCGCGTTGTCGTCGGAGGAAGCTTGTCGTGTACTGTCGAGCGCGAATTCGGTGTCGAGATCAAAATCGATCTTATCGTCGTCCCCGATGTGTGTTCCTTTGTTTGCGAGGATTTGCACTGCGGATTATCGTGTACTTGAAGGGATGGGACAAAAGTTGCCGTTGCAGAAGAAGGAAAGTGCGGGCGGTGAGAGGCCGGAGGAGATTCGATGTTTGACGGAGTTGTTTCCAGAGAGTTCGGAAAATCTGCCGGTGTATTTGAATAGGCAATTTTCAGGCAAGGGATGGAAACCGAGCTTGGATACTATAAAGGAGAAGAAGGTTGAGAGAAAGTTTAAAATCCCACATTGGTTGTTTTAG